A genome region from Brassica oleracea var. oleracea cultivar TO1000 chromosome C2, BOL, whole genome shotgun sequence includes the following:
- the LOC106323091 gene encoding osmotin-like protein OSM34 isoform X2, translating to MLNINKKITHTQTTSSNKTNIKMTNISLSTFIFSILLLISTATAATFEIINQCGYTVWAAASPGGGRRLNSGQSWTLNVPAGTSMARIWGRTNCNFDSSGRGRCETGDCTGGLQCTGWGQPPNTLAEYALNQFNNLDFYDISLVDGFNIPMEFSATSSNCKRILCTADINGQCPNVLRAPGGCNNPCTVFKTNEYCCTNGQGSCSPTGYSKFFKDRCPDAYSYPQDDPTSTFTCSNTNYRVVFCPRARLGATGTDQLPIQMVTEEN from the exons ATGCTAAATATCAACAAAAAGATCACACATACACAGACCACAAGTAGTAATAAAACCAATATAAAAATGACAAACATCTCACTCTCTACATTCATATTCTCCATTCTTTTACTCATCTCCACCGCGACCGCCGCAACATTCGAGATCATTAACCAATGCGGTTACACCGTATGGGCTGCCGCAAGTCCTGGAGGGGGCAGGCGTCTAAACTCAGGCCAGTCGTGGACATTAAATGTTCCGGCTGGAACGTCTATGGCACGGATCTGGGGTCGGACCAATTGTAACTTTGACTCCTCGGGGCGTGGCCGATGTGAAACAGGTGACTGTACTGGTGGACTTCAATGTACCGGTTGGGGGCAGCCACCAAATACGTTGGCTGAGTATGCTTTGAACCAGTTCAACAACTTAGACTTCTACGACATTTCACTTGTCGATGGATTTAACATTCCTATGGAGTTTAG CGCAACCAGCTCAAATTGCAAGCGGATACTATGCACCGCAGACATAAACGGACAGTGTCCTAACGTGTTAAGAGCGCCTGGCGGTTGCAACAACCCGTGCACGGTTTTTAAGACGAACGAGTACTGTTGTACAAACGGGCAGGGATCATGTAGCCCCACAGGCTACTCAAAGTTCTTCAAAGATAGATGCCCCGACGCCTACAGCTATCCACAAGACGACCCGACCAGCACTTTTACTTGCAGTAACACTAACTACAGGGTCGTGTTTTGTCCAAGGGCTAGGCTCGGTGCTACTGGGACGGACCAGCTCCCCATCCAGATGGTCACTGAGGAGAATTAA
- the LOC106323091 gene encoding osmotin-like protein OSM34 isoform X1, translating to MLNINKKITHTQTTSSNKTNIKMTNISLSTFIFSILLLISTATAATFEIINQCGYTVWAAASPGGGRRLNSGQSWTLNVPAGTSMARIWGRTNCNFDSSGRGRCETGDCTGGLQCTGWGQPPNTLAEYALNQFNNLDFYDISLVDGFNIPMEFSATSSNCKRILCTADINGQCPNVLRAPGGCNNPCTVFKTNEYCCTNGQGSCSPTGYSKFFKDRCPDAYSYPQDDPTSTFTCSNTNYRVVFCPRARLGATGTDQLPIQMVTEEN from the exons ATGCTAAATATCAACAAAAAGATCACACATACACAGACCACAAGTAGTAATAAAACCAATATAAAAATGACAAACATCTCACTCTCTACATTCATATTCTCCATTCTTTTACTCATCTCCACCGCGACCGCCGCAACATTCGAGATCATTAACCAATGCGGTTACACCGTATGGGCTGCCGCAAGTCCTGGAGGGGGCAGGCGTCTAAACTCAGGCCAGTCGTGGACATTAAATGTTCCGGCTGGAACGTCTATGGCACGGATCTGGG GTCGGACCAATTGTAACTTTGACTCCTCGGGGCGTGGCCGATGTGAAACAGGTGACTGTACTGGTGGACTTCAATGTACCGGTTGGGGGCAGCCACCAAATACGTTGGCTGAGTATGCTTTGAACCAGTTCAACAACTTAGACTTCTACGACATTTCACTTGTCGATGGATTTAACATTCCTATGGAGTTTAG CGCAACCAGCTCAAATTGCAAGCGGATACTATGCACCGCAGACATAAACGGACAGTGTCCTAACGTGTTAAGAGCGCCTGGCGGTTGCAACAACCCGTGCACGGTTTTTAAGACGAACGAGTACTGTTGTACAAACGGGCAGGGATCATGTAGCCCCACAGGCTACTCAAAGTTCTTCAAAGATAGATGCCCCGACGCCTACAGCTATCCACAAGACGACCCGACCAGCACTTTTACTTGCAGTAACACTAACTACAGGGTCGTGTTTTGTCCAAGGGCTAGGCTCGGTGCTACTGGGACGGACCAGCTCCCCATCCAGATGGTCACTGAGGAGAATTAA
- the LOC106326592 gene encoding LOW QUALITY PROTEIN: putative F-box protein At4g11580 (The sequence of the model RefSeq protein was modified relative to this genomic sequence to represent the inferred CDS: inserted 1 base in 1 codon; deleted 1 base in 1 codon), whose amino-acid sequence MNKSDTSRQVTKWESLDRDILALIFSKLSLKDFTIHASRVCISWFIASHNITLWNTVDLAKAKLQEGLSLNNXYFTKIFNYFNISETRRSLMNVTKFSGSVPKNLFFDFSSYIQDEDLMFCFEMMPNIEKLALPRWCFQSKNSFRIAFSQWKNLKTLIINDNYLTGRFEFHAVGENCTNLTNLKYLGYLEKKIAKQIVGYIKNIKKLSLRCSFYGSPGVLLLITGLQNFETLNISHSKVLDMIPDRREVVTMDNIVQAVTEKRLKFICYSVNNCAVCKSRPRFDTFWSYVSKHWRDDEIKEFQF is encoded by the exons ATGAATAAGTCAGACACCTCAAGACAAGTTACAAAATGGGAGTCTCTGGACAGAGACATACTCGCCCTTATCTTCAGTAAGCTAAGTCTAAAGGACTTTACCATACATGCATCACGCGTCTGCATCTCTTGGTTCATTGCTTCTCACAATATAACTCTATGGAACACTGTCGACCTCGCCAAAGCTAAGTTACAAGAAGGCCTAAGCCTTAATA AATATTTTACTAAAATTTTCAATTATTTTAACATTAGTGAAACACGCAGAAGTCTCATGAATGTCACAAAGTTCAGCGGCAGTGTCCCGAAGAATTTGTTCTTTGACTTCTCTTCCTATATACAAGACGAGGATCTCATGTTTTGCTTCGAG ATGATGCCAAACATAGAGAAACTAGCTTTACCACGCTGGTGCTTTCAGTCCAAGAATTCATTTCGGATTGCGTTTAGTCAATGGAAGAATCTTAAAACACTGATCATCAATGATAACTATCTCACCGGAAGATTTGAGTTTCACGCTGTGGGAGAGAACTGTACTAACCTCACAAACTTGAAATATTTGGGTTATTTGGAAAAAAAAATTGCAAAGCAAATCGTGGGTTAC ATCAAGAACATCAAGAAGTTAAGTTTGCGATGCTCTTTTTACGGCAGTCCAGGAGTTCTATTGCTAATCACAGGTCTCCAAAACTTTGAAACCCTTAATATTTCACATTCTAAAGTGTTGGATATGATTCCTGACCGTCGTGAGGTAGTAACAATGGACAATATTGTACAAGCCGTCACTGAGAAGCGTCTCAAATTTATATGTTATTCGGTAAATAATTGTGCGGTTTGCAAAAGTCGGCCTAGGTTTGATACGTTCTGGTCGTATGTCTCTAAGCATTGGCGAGATGATGAGATAAAGGAATTTCAGTTCTGA